The following are from one region of the bacterium genome:
- the pilM gene encoding type IV pilus assembly protein PilM, translating into MSNIFDKILSFNVGGQGKSVAGIDIGSSAIKIVQIKKDKGKAVLENYGELSLGPSAGLEVGRATNLPQEKILGAIKDLLQETKINATYGAISIPLSASLLSIIEMPRLDKKKLEAMIPLEARKYIPVPISEVLLDWWVMPERNSDLEETNEKSDQGNATEGKKTLEVLIAAIHNEAINKYQALKTGAGISNALFEVEIFSTIRAVIGHDLAPIMILDMGAGSTKLAMIEYGVIRNSPHIINMGSQDITLALSKSLGIPVTEAEQLKREVGLSTKMVNGKNVNDIISLVLDNIFGEAKRVLINYQKRYNKTVSKIVMTGGGVLLKGLPAIATKNFESEVMLGDPFAKVEAPAFLGSTLRENGPEFAVAIGLALKAMREDE; encoded by the coding sequence ATGTCAAATATCTTCGATAAAATACTAAGTTTTAATGTCGGCGGGCAAGGTAAAAGTGTTGCTGGTATCGACATAGGATCGTCAGCGATAAAGATCGTCCAAATAAAAAAAGACAAAGGGAAAGCCGTACTTGAAAATTATGGGGAGCTTTCTCTGGGTCCCTCTGCGGGACTTGAAGTAGGGCGTGCGACCAATCTACCCCAAGAAAAGATTCTCGGAGCGATTAAAGACCTCCTGCAAGAAACAAAGATTAACGCTACATACGGAGCAATTTCGATTCCCTTGAGTGCTAGCCTTCTTTCTATTATTGAAATGCCTCGTTTGGATAAAAAGAAACTCGAAGCGATGATTCCTCTTGAGGCGAGAAAATACATCCCCGTGCCTATTTCGGAAGTTTTACTTGATTGGTGGGTAATGCCGGAGAGAAATAGCGACCTTGAAGAAACGAATGAGAAATCAGACCAAGGGAACGCGACGGAGGGCAAGAAAACCCTTGAGGTTCTTATTGCTGCGATTCACAACGAGGCAATCAATAAATACCAAGCTCTTAAAACAGGCGCGGGAATTTCGAATGCCCTGTTTGAAGTCGAAATATTCAGTACCATTAGAGCAGTTATAGGACACGACCTTGCTCCCATTATGATTCTCGATATGGGTGCGGGGTCAACCAAGCTTGCAATGATTGAATATGGGGTCATTCGAAATTCTCCCCATATTATCAATATGGGATCGCAGGACATAACGCTGGCTCTTTCAAAGTCACTTGGTATTCCTGTTACTGAAGCGGAGCAACTCAAACGTGAGGTAGGGCTATCCACAAAAATGGTGAATGGAAAAAATGTAAATGATATAATATCACTAGTCCTCGACAATATCTTTGGAGAAGCAAAGCGAGTGTTAATTAATTATCAAAAAAGGTATAATAAAACGGTAAGCAAGATTGTAATGACAGGGGGAGGGGTTCTTCTCAAGGGGTTACCAGCGATTGCGACAAAAAATTTTGAATCAGAAGTTATGTTGGGGGATCCATTTGCAAAAGTTGAAGCCCCTGCATTTCTAGGGAGCACGCTCCGGGAAAATGGTCCAGAATTTGCAGTTGCAATCGGGTTAGCATTGAAAGCAATGAGAGAGGACGAATAA
- a CDS encoding phosphoribosyltransferase family protein, whose product MKIFENQSVFKTVAIRVLDFLVPETCVGCKTTGIALCDICVQSIPPPTYGAFRDIISLFDYQNKIIRKALWALKYKGGKRIGKILGTLMYERILKTIQDEQGMNDFKQAVLIPIPLSRKRLKERGFNQSEILAEELSFRDQGKKFTVETSVLYRIRDTGSQALIKDRETRMNNIKGCFSINNKNKILGKNIILIDDITTTGATLEEAKKVLVDNGARRVIAFTVGH is encoded by the coding sequence ATGAAAATATTTGAAAATCAATCGGTATTTAAAACGGTCGCCATTCGAGTGCTTGACTTTCTTGTCCCAGAAACATGTGTGGGATGTAAAACAACTGGAATCGCACTCTGCGATATCTGTGTGCAAAGCATTCCCCCGCCTACATATGGCGCATTTAGAGATATTATTTCATTGTTTGATTATCAAAATAAAATCATACGAAAGGCATTGTGGGCACTTAAATACAAAGGAGGTAAACGAATTGGGAAAATACTCGGCACGCTTATGTATGAGAGAATTCTAAAAACAATCCAGGATGAACAGGGTATGAACGATTTTAAGCAAGCAGTTCTTATTCCAATCCCCCTTTCAAGAAAACGACTGAAAGAGCGGGGATTTAATCAATCCGAAATTCTCGCAGAAGAATTGTCTTTTAGAGATCAAGGAAAAAAATTTACCGTAGAAACATCTGTCCTTTACCGAATAAGAGACACAGGGAGTCAGGCTCTCATAAAAGACAGGGAAACAAGGATGAATAATATTAAGGGCTGTTTTTCAATAAACAATAAAAATAAAATTCTTGGGAAAAACATTATCTTGATTGATGACATCACAACGACGGGAGCAACCCTTGAAGAGGCGAAAAAAGTACTTGTGGATAACGGAGCAAGACGCGTGATTGCGTTTACGGTGGGGCATTGA